A region of Piscinibacter gummiphilus DNA encodes the following proteins:
- a CDS encoding DMT family transporter: MNSAVHPAPVLALVVNAFVWGVSWWPFRQLQAMGLHPLWATAVIYVLSAAVIGLWRPGAWRLLRTTPALWLIVLASGTTNASFNWAVSIGDVVRVVLLFYLMPVWALLLARVMLHERFTRDAILRVALALAGAVLVLWPADHRFATAAFSLPDVLAVLGGFAFALNNVMLRRSAGIPQEGRALAMFLGGASVAGTAAALLSSGAAGAAIGVGWPAASLAWPLPVLGLALAFLAANLCLQFGASRLPATVTAVVMPCEVLFAALTAVWWGGETLHATVLAGGALILSATLLSLVKLRS; encoded by the coding sequence ATGAATTCCGCCGTTCACCCGGCGCCCGTGCTGGCGCTCGTCGTCAACGCCTTCGTCTGGGGCGTGTCGTGGTGGCCGTTCCGCCAGCTCCAGGCCATGGGGCTGCACCCGCTGTGGGCCACCGCGGTCATCTACGTGCTGTCGGCCGCCGTCATCGGGCTCTGGCGGCCCGGCGCCTGGCGGCTGCTGCGCACGACGCCCGCGCTCTGGCTCATCGTGCTGGCCTCCGGCACCACCAATGCGTCGTTCAACTGGGCAGTCAGCATCGGCGACGTGGTGCGGGTCGTGCTGCTGTTCTACCTGATGCCGGTGTGGGCGCTCCTGCTGGCGCGGGTGATGCTTCACGAGCGGTTCACCCGAGACGCGATCCTGCGCGTCGCGCTCGCGTTGGCCGGCGCCGTGCTCGTGCTCTGGCCGGCGGACCACCGCTTCGCCACCGCGGCGTTCTCGCTGCCTGACGTGCTGGCGGTGCTGGGCGGCTTCGCGTTCGCGCTGAACAACGTGATGCTGAGGCGCTCGGCCGGCATCCCGCAGGAAGGGCGTGCGCTGGCGATGTTCCTGGGCGGCGCGTCGGTGGCCGGCACGGCGGCGGCGCTGCTGTCGTCGGGGGCGGCGGGCGCCGCCATCGGCGTGGGCTGGCCCGCGGCATCGCTCGCCTGGCCCCTGCCCGTGCTGGGCCTGGCGCTGGCGTTCCTCGCCGCGAACCTGTGCCTGCAGTTCGGCGCGTCGCGCCTGCCCGCGACGGTGACCGCGGTGGTGATGCCGTGCGAGGTGCTGTTCGCCGCGCTGACGGCCGTGTGGTGGGGTGGCGAGACGCTGCACGCCACCGTGCTGGCCGGTGGCGCGCTGATCCTGTCGGCGACCCTGCTGAGCCTGGTGAAGCTCAGAAGTTGA
- a CDS encoding GNAT family N-acetyltransferase, with the protein MKIALEPANQPDVLTLIDELDAYQKPLYPAESHHGIDIDALSQPNVLFAVARDDMGRAVACGALVVGEAYAELKRMYTLPSHRGRGLAKAVLTLLEDTALARGCAVFMLETGYLQPEAIAFYERAGYRRRGPFGDYADDPNSIFMEKPAPGRAA; encoded by the coding sequence ATGAAGATCGCCCTCGAACCCGCCAACCAGCCGGACGTGCTGACCCTCATCGACGAACTCGATGCGTACCAGAAGCCGCTCTACCCCGCCGAAAGCCACCACGGCATCGACATCGACGCGCTGAGCCAGCCCAACGTGCTGTTCGCGGTGGCCCGCGACGACATGGGCCGGGCCGTCGCCTGCGGGGCGCTGGTGGTGGGTGAGGCGTACGCCGAGCTGAAGCGCATGTACACGCTGCCGTCGCATCGCGGCCGGGGCCTCGCGAAGGCCGTGCTGACGCTGCTGGAGGACACGGCCCTCGCACGCGGCTGCGCCGTGTTCATGCTGGAGACGGGCTACCTCCAGCCCGAGGCCATCGCGTTCTACGAGCGCGCCGGCTACCGCCGCCGCGGCCCGTTCGGCGACTACGCGGACGATCCGAACAGCATCTTCATGGAGAAGCCCGCCCCCGGCCGCGCTGCATGA